AAGACTGTGTTAGCTTTGTGCCGGTGCTGGGTGCTGGCGCTTATACTGGCGTGGTGACTAGCGGTGCGGCGCATTTTATTTTACCGCAAGGGGTGGCGCACTCCTCCTTGCTAAGTGCCTATATGGCCATTAGTGCCCCCTCTGAGAGTGCTTGGCAATATTATCCTGGCGAGTTGCCAAATAATGTAATGAAAATAGATAAAGCGCCCCTTGAACTTAGCTTGGCAAAGGTGGCCTTTAGTGAGTTATTTAACGGTAGCAGTGAATTTAGCGCCGATAATGCGCGCGGTCGTTATACGCTACTGAGCGCTCACACTGTGCGCTATTGTGTGCATGGCCAACAATTAAGGCGCTCGGTTAATGCGCAGTTTTCTTCTGCAACAGAGATATTAATGCTCGATAAACTGAGCCACCAGCAAGTATTTAACTATCAGCAAGACTCGCGCTTATTAAGGGTGGACTTGCGCCTTACTACCGCTGATGGCGAGCTAGTATTAGTTAGCCAGTTACAGGTGAATTATGAACCTTAACAGAGATAGCCAGCAGGGCAGCATGCTAATAAGCGTGTTATTTATTATGGTGGTATTAGCGCTATTAATGGCGGCCATGGTGACAGTTTCTAATCAAAGCAGCCAGCAGTTAGTCTATGAAGTACAAGCGCTAAAAGCGCGCTTGGCCGCTGAGTCTGTGTTAGAGCAACAAATATATGCGCAGCTAGATGATATTAAAGCCGATGAAGTTTATAGCAGTAATAATAAATTTGAAAACCACGGGTGTGACGCTTATATCCAAGCGCTTGAGAAAAGTGCAAGCCAAGTGAAAATAATTGCTACCGGCGAGTGCGCCACTCATCAGTTAACTGTAATCCGAAACATTGAAGTTGAGGTACTGAGTAATGAGAATTAAATTAGCGACCTTGTTATTGTTACTGAGCGGCTCACTCTCTGCGCAGACGGTGGTGGACTTAAATAAAATTCATGCTTCTTTTGTGGATGCCGCTCAAGGGCATTTATCTGACAGTAAACTCGAACTGGATAATGGCGC
This genomic window from Oceanisphaera avium contains:
- a CDS encoding PulJ/GspJ family protein gives rise to the protein MTKERGFTLIELVIVLALIGISSVIGLRFISDMAHSQVASAERAQALAGARFALERLRRELSQAYSSSVQISAAQDCVSFVPVLGAGAYTGVVTSGAAHFILPQGVAHSSLLSAYMAISAPSESAWQYYPGELPNNVMKIDKAPLELSLAKVAFSELFNGSSEFSADNARGRYTLLSAHTVRYCVHGQQLRRSVNAQFSSATEILMLDKLSHQQVFNYQQDSRLLRVDLRLTTADGELVLVSQLQVNYEP